The following proteins are co-located in the Imtechella halotolerans genome:
- the trpS gene encoding tryptophan--tRNA ligase, which yields MARILTGIQSTGIPHLGNILGAVMPAIKMTQNPNNESFIFIADMHSLTQIKNGEELRYNTYCVAATWLAFGLDVSKVVFYRQSDVPQTTELTWYVSCFFPFQRLTLAHSFKDKADRLEDVNAGLFTYPMLMAADILLYDAEFVPVGKDQLQHLEITRDAASRFNHQMGDTFVLPEAVIQEEVMIVPGTDGEKMSKSRNNFINIFQDDKSLRKQVMSIQTDSTPLEEPKNPDTCNVFALYKLMATTDQVNQMRRNYTEGNYGYGHAKQALYELIIDFFEVPRAKFAYYMDNLNEIDKELKKGAEKATTIANDVLSRVRSKLGY from the coding sequence ATGGCTCGTATACTTACTGGTATCCAAAGCACCGGCATTCCGCATTTAGGAAACATTTTAGGCGCTGTTATGCCTGCAATTAAAATGACGCAGAATCCAAACAATGAATCATTCATCTTTATCGCAGATATGCACTCTCTAACCCAGATTAAAAATGGTGAAGAACTTCGTTATAATACCTATTGTGTTGCTGCAACCTGGCTTGCCTTTGGATTAGATGTTAGTAAAGTTGTTTTTTATCGTCAAAGTGATGTACCACAGACAACGGAATTAACTTGGTATGTGAGCTGCTTTTTTCCATTTCAACGACTTACTTTAGCCCATTCATTTAAGGATAAAGCTGACAGACTAGAAGACGTAAATGCAGGACTATTTACATATCCTATGTTAATGGCTGCTGACATATTGTTATATGATGCAGAATTTGTTCCTGTTGGGAAGGATCAATTACAGCATCTTGAAATTACCCGAGATGCGGCCTCAAGATTCAATCACCAAATGGGTGATACATTTGTCTTGCCTGAAGCAGTTATTCAGGAAGAAGTAATGATTGTCCCAGGAACAGATGGAGAAAAAATGAGTAAATCTCGTAACAACTTTATCAATATTTTTCAAGATGATAAATCTTTACGAAAACAGGTAATGAGTATTCAAACAGATAGTACACCACTAGAAGAACCAAAAAATCCAGATACCTGCAACGTTTTTGCTCTATACAAACTAATGGCCACTACTGATCAAGTCAATCAGATGCGAAGAAATTATACTGAAGGGAATTACGGATATGGTCATGCCAAGCAAGCATTATATGAACTTATTATTGACTTCTTTGAAGTACCTAGAGCTAAATTTGCTTACTATATGGACAATCTTAATGAAATAGACAAGGAATTAAAAAAAGGGGCTGAGAAAGCAACAACCATTGCTAATGATGTCCTTAGTAGAGTACGATCTAAACTAGGATACTAA
- a CDS encoding murein hydrolase activator EnvC family protein gives MVAMNWTGRTYFLTCLLLFIAMFSGSGQSKEQQNLEARKTQLLNEIKQINSLLNQQAKKRTSILSQVEDLNQKIRMQQELIRVTNQQANLLNRQINGNMRKIESLRNDLVKLKEDYAKMIVRSYKSKSQQSRLMFLLSSETFLQGYKRLQYMKQYTNFRKEQGVEIQKKTEELQQLNTTLIVQRKEKERLVAENRKAQQELQTERSQQEQLVNSIRKKEGEYASQIKQKRSQADELDRQIQKLIREAIAESNKKAGAKATGGSATTFALTPEGRLIANNFAANKGSLIWPVERGYKSQGYGQYADPVYPDVKHNNNGVTIATIQGAKARAIFDGEISAIIAIPGGNKAVQVRHGNYITTYYNLSDVYVRKGEKVKAKQSLGAIVTNPITGKTEMKFFLYKDTVKLNPEQWIAKM, from the coding sequence ATGGTAGCTATGAACTGGACTGGAAGAACATATTTTTTAACTTGCTTGTTGCTATTTATTGCAATGTTCTCTGGTAGTGGGCAAAGTAAAGAACAGCAAAACCTAGAAGCTAGAAAGACTCAACTTCTTAATGAGATTAAGCAAATAAATAGTTTATTAAATCAACAGGCCAAAAAGAGAACTTCTATTCTTTCACAGGTTGAAGATTTAAATCAAAAAATACGAATGCAACAAGAGTTGATAAGAGTTACAAATCAACAAGCTAACTTGTTAAATAGGCAGATTAATGGCAATATGCGTAAAATTGAATCTTTGAGAAATGACCTAGTTAAGCTTAAAGAAGATTATGCGAAAATGATAGTTCGTTCCTATAAAAGTAAATCTCAGCAAAGTAGATTAATGTTTTTATTATCCTCAGAAACTTTTTTACAAGGGTACAAAAGGCTCCAGTATATGAAACAATACACTAATTTTCGTAAAGAACAAGGGGTGGAAATTCAGAAAAAGACGGAGGAATTACAGCAACTTAATACTACTTTAATTGTACAACGAAAAGAAAAGGAACGATTGGTTGCAGAGAATAGAAAGGCCCAGCAAGAGCTCCAGACTGAAAGATCGCAACAAGAACAGTTAGTAAATTCAATACGAAAGAAGGAAGGGGAGTATGCTAGCCAAATTAAACAGAAAAGGAGTCAAGCAGATGAGCTTGATAGGCAAATTCAAAAGCTTATTAGGGAAGCTATAGCTGAAAGTAATAAAAAAGCTGGTGCCAAAGCTACTGGTGGCAGTGCAACCACCTTTGCACTTACTCCTGAAGGACGACTAATAGCTAATAATTTTGCAGCTAATAAAGGAAGTCTGATCTGGCCTGTAGAACGTGGTTATAAATCCCAGGGATATGGACAATATGCGGATCCTGTTTATCCAGATGTCAAACACAATAATAATGGGGTTACAATTGCTACCATCCAAGGAGCGAAAGCTCGAGCCATATTTGATGGGGAAATTTCCGCAATAATAGCTATTCCTGGTGGAAATAAGGCCGTTCAAGTTCGACATGGAAATTATATTACAACCTATTACAATCTATCTGATGTATATGTAAGAAAGGGTGAAAAGGTAAAGGCAAAACAATCATTAGGAGCAATCGTTACCAATCCAATAACTGGTAAAACAGAAATGAAGTTTTTCTTATATAAGGATACGGTAAAGCTTAATCCTGAGCAATGGATAGCTAAGATGTAA
- a CDS encoding HU domain-containing protein, translating into MRLEYYIHDLLYRYQCVTVPGFGAFITNYKPAQLSTSTHTFFPPSKEIAFNAQLNSNDGLLVSYIAESDKLSYDEALAMVKSRVTIWNQQLEQNECLVLKQLGELWINSSQKIQFQPSLTTNYLTESFGLTSFVSQEITREVLKQEVASLEEKAPIRFTPEKRRIPAFVKYAAVLALTASLGLVGMDSYQQQQQIQLQIVEQEAQAKVAKTIQQATFFDAEPIELPSLKLNIIKEPMPYHVVAGAFRVSENADKKVEELKAEGYKASKVGVNKYGLHQVAYQSFATMDAANAFLEILKTKQKEGWVLISE; encoded by the coding sequence ATGCGACTAGAATATTACATACACGACTTACTATATAGATATCAATGCGTTACCGTTCCTGGTTTTGGCGCATTTATAACGAATTACAAGCCTGCTCAGCTTTCTACGAGCACTCATACATTTTTTCCTCCATCAAAAGAAATTGCATTTAATGCCCAACTAAATTCAAATGATGGTCTACTGGTATCCTACATTGCAGAGTCAGACAAGCTTTCATATGATGAAGCTTTAGCTATGGTAAAAAGCCGTGTAACTATCTGGAATCAACAATTGGAACAAAATGAATGTCTAGTTTTAAAACAACTTGGAGAACTATGGATTAATTCCTCTCAAAAAATTCAGTTTCAACCTTCGCTTACAACTAATTATCTTACAGAATCCTTTGGACTAACCTCATTTGTTTCTCAAGAAATTACTCGTGAAGTATTAAAACAAGAAGTAGCCTCTCTAGAAGAAAAAGCCCCAATACGTTTTACCCCAGAGAAACGCAGAATACCTGCTTTTGTTAAATATGCCGCTGTATTAGCCTTAACCGCTTCATTAGGTCTTGTTGGTATGGATTCCTATCAGCAACAACAACAGATTCAACTACAAATTGTTGAACAAGAAGCTCAGGCCAAGGTTGCCAAAACTATTCAGCAAGCAACCTTCTTTGACGCTGAACCTATAGAATTACCTTCCTTAAAATTGAATATCATTAAAGAACCCATGCCATATCACGTGGTTGCAGGCGCTTTTAGAGTTTCAGAAAATGCGGATAAAAAAGTCGAAGAACTAAAAGCCGAAGGCTATAAGGCTTCAAAAGTTGGCGTAAATAAATATGGCCTCCATCAAGTTGCATATCAAAGCTTCGCTACTATGGACGCAGCAAATGCCTTCCTTGAAATACTTAAAACTAAACAAAAAGAGGGTTGGGTACTTATTTCAGAATAA
- a CDS encoding acyl-CoA thioesterase, which produces MKAKTPSESRTTLTDLVLPSETNPLNNLFGGELLARMDRAASIAARRHSRRVTVTASVNHVAFNRAIPLGSVVTVEAAVSRAFKSSMEIYIDVWTEDRESGIKTKANEAIYTFVAVDETGRPVEVPELIPETELEKQRFEAALRRKQLSLVLAGKMKPQEATELKAIFQ; this is translated from the coding sequence ATGAAAGCAAAGACTCCTAGTGAATCACGTACAACATTAACAGATTTAGTACTCCCGAGCGAGACAAATCCATTAAATAATCTTTTTGGAGGTGAACTTTTGGCCCGTATGGATCGTGCAGCGAGTATTGCCGCTCGTCGTCATTCAAGACGTGTTACTGTAACTGCTTCTGTGAATCATGTCGCATTTAACCGTGCCATTCCTCTTGGAAGTGTTGTTACAGTAGAAGCAGCCGTCTCACGCGCTTTTAAAAGCTCTATGGAAATCTATATTGATGTTTGGACGGAAGACAGGGAAAGTGGTATTAAAACAAAGGCAAATGAAGCCATATATACATTTGTAGCTGTGGACGAAACCGGTCGTCCAGTAGAAGTTCCAGAACTTATTCCTGAAACCGAACTTGAAAAACAACGTTTTGAGGCCGCCCTAAGACGTAAACAACTAAGCCTTGTATTGGCTGGAAAAATGAAACCTCAAGAAGCAACAGAGCTTAAAGCTATTTTTCAATAA
- a CDS encoding lysophospholipid acyltransferase family protein: MRKLFQYPLYVFWRLWFYILIALPIIVCFPFLLLFSSREQWYPYFFWIARNFWAKTILYGMGFYPRITEEQQLDKGKSYMLIANHSSMTDIMLMLVASKNPFVFVGKKELAKFPLFGFFYKRVCIMVDRSSARSRSAVYLRAKKRLDSGLSICIFPEGGVPDDEDILLDTFKDGAFRLAIEYGIPIVPMSFLDNKRRFSYRFFSGSMGRMRVYIHRFFETAHLDSKDKEELKNEVRSVLLKKLQKTNKT, from the coding sequence TTGAGAAAGTTATTTCAATACCCACTTTATGTGTTTTGGCGTTTATGGTTTTATATACTCATAGCATTGCCAATTATAGTTTGTTTTCCTTTTTTATTGTTGTTTTCTTCTCGAGAACAATGGTATCCTTATTTTTTTTGGATTGCTAGAAACTTTTGGGCCAAAACCATATTATATGGGATGGGGTTTTACCCAAGAATTACTGAGGAACAACAATTGGATAAAGGGAAGAGCTATATGTTGATTGCCAATCATAGCAGTATGACCGATATTATGTTGATGTTGGTAGCGAGTAAGAATCCTTTTGTGTTTGTCGGTAAAAAAGAATTAGCCAAGTTTCCACTATTTGGTTTTTTTTATAAGAGGGTGTGTATTATGGTTGATAGAAGTAGTGCTCGCAGTAGATCGGCAGTCTATTTGCGTGCTAAAAAAAGGTTGGATAGCGGATTGAGTATATGTATTTTTCCGGAAGGAGGGGTGCCTGATGATGAAGATATTTTGTTAGATACATTCAAGGATGGAGCTTTCAGGTTAGCCATAGAATATGGTATTCCGATTGTCCCAATGAGTTTTTTAGATAATAAACGCAGGTTCTCATATCGATTTTTTAGCGGTAGTATGGGTAGAATGAGGGTGTATATTCACCGTTTTTTTGAAACTGCACACTTAGATAGTAAGGATAAGGAGGAATTAAAAAATGAGGTGAGATCTGTTTTATTAAAGAAGCTTCAAAAAACTAATAAGACATAA